From Pan troglodytes isolate AG18354 chromosome 9, NHGRI_mPanTro3-v2.0_pri, whole genome shotgun sequence, the proteins below share one genomic window:
- the LMNTD2 gene encoding lamin tail domain-containing protein 2 isoform X2, whose protein sequence is MAPKSGQEIEETEEEALLSPTEQESVSGHLGPPAGAPAAPETPTCLPDTTPHPAPVVCSADPQLALESLDPRTLRLLWRQRELEIQALRWAVQNGEDARLCHILEEVAGLPPKRSSHSQEKLLQNQVQKLTQELKKQKERAQWEKEHLEERLLQTTRTLQEMEAELQNLQKSCLLQLARSSWVGRMLRSQTGSVEVVTAETLMDPSDLSENIQAPTGEGFRLEDVDWNSVARRYPNLFTNMEPSSKQKQPRPWPQLDTGSPESSGKYSERHHKTVEWGSLPCLNTSSSGGADSDSSSCRPGLPSFVQVIGHPPRDHRASSEQALVQAGSYSRDSEDLQKTHSPRHGEPVLSPQPCTDPDHWSPELLQSPTGLKIVAVSCREKFVRIFNPSQESTADLSGMVLKQLVRGFPQRLYRFPPGTVLAPRHHVTVWGETTRSAKKPLRASSSREPVPLLSIRGCATLLLSPKGEVLSEHRIPRRETPAPRVFADGTDLSIDRFPLPEAGPGADTRKPPRPPRPLRKGRVREPRVSRRRPGTRGLLPPMSSGKLFHAREGPARPENPEIPAPQHLPAIPGDPTLPSPPAEAGLGLEDCRLQKEHRVRVCRKSVDRSCPLVALSVQNTAESRFGFRFLSCLPVTADTCRGA, encoded by the exons ATGGCCCCCAAGTCTGGCCAGGAGATTGAAGAAACCGAGGAAGAGGCTCTCCTGTCCCCCACAGAGCAAGAGTCGGTCAGTGGTCACCTGGGACCTCCAGCAGGCGCACCTGCAGCCCCCGAGACTCCCACATGCCTGCCAGACACCACGCCCCACCCCGCACCGGTGGTCTGCTCTGCCGACCCGCA gtTGGCTCTTGAGTCCCTGGACCCTCGCACACTGCGGCTGTTGTGGAGACAGCGAGAACTGGAGATCCAGGCCTTGCGGTGGGCCGTCCAGAATGGCGAGGACGCCCGGCTCTGCCACATCCTGGAAGAGGTGGCGGGGCTTCCGCCCAAGAG GAGCTCCCACAGTCAGGAGAAACTCCTGCAGAACCAGGTCCAGAAGCTGACCCAGGAGTTGAAGAAACAGAAGGAGCGAGCCCAGTGG GAGAAGGAGCACCTGGAGGAGCGGCTGCTGCAGACCACTCGCACgctccaggagatggaggccgaGCTGCAGAACTTGCAGAAGTCCTGCCTCCTGCAGCTGGCCCGCTCCTCGTGGGTGGGCCGCATGCTACGATCCCAGACTGGCAGTGTGGAG GTAGTGACAGCAGAGACTCTGATGGACCCAAGCGACCTCTCTGAAAACATTCAGGCCCCCACCGGGGAG GGCTTTCGGCTGGAGGACGTGGACTGGAACAGCGTTGCCCGCCGGTACCCCAACCTCTTCACCAACATGGAGCCCAGCTCAAAGCAAAA GCAGCCCCGGCCCTGGCCACAGCTGGACACAGGGAGCCCAGAGTCCTCTGGAAAGTATTCCGAGCGGCATCACAAGACCGTGGAGTGGGGCTCCCTGCCCTGTCTGAACACCAGCAGCTCAGGGGGCGCTGACTCTGACTCCAGCAGCTGCCGGCCGGGCCTGCCTTCCTTCGTGCAGGTGATAGGGCACCCGCCCCGGGACCACCGCGCTTCCTCCGAGCAAGCGCTGGTGCAGGCCGGGAGCTACAGCAGGGACTCAGAAG ATCTCCAGAAAACCCACTCACCCAGGCACGGCGAGCCGGTCCTGTCGCCCCAGCCCTGCACAGACCCCGACCACTGGAGCCCGGAACTCCTGCAGAG CCCGACAGGCCTGAAGATCGTGGCTGTGAGCTGCCGGGAGAAGTTCGTCCGCATCTTCAACCCATCGCAGGAGAGCACGGCCGACCTGAGCGGCATGGTGCTGAAGCAGCTGGTGCGCGGCTTCCCGCAGCGCCTGTACCGCTTCCCGCCGGGCACGGTGCTGGCCCCGCGGCACCACGTCACG GTCTGGGGCGAGACGACCCGCAGCGCCAAGAAGCCGCTGCGCGCGTCCTCGAGCCGGGAGCCCGTTCCCCTCCTCTCCATCCGCGGCTGCGCGACGCTGCTCCTGAGCCCCAAGGGCGAG GTCCTCAGTGAGCACCGGATCCCACGCCGCGAGACTCCGGCCCCGAGGGTCTTCGCCGACGGCACCGACTTGTCCATCGACCGCTTCCCGCTCCCTGAGGCCGGGCCCGGCGCCGACACCCGCAAGCCGCCGCGCCCACCTCGACCCCTGCGCAAAGGCCGGGTGCGGGAGCCCCGGGTCAGTCGCCGGAGACCAGG GACGCGGGGCCTGCTGCCCCCAATGAGCTCGGGGAAGCTCTTCCACGCGCGGGAGGGGCCTGCGCGGCCCGAGAACCCCGAGATCCCCGCGCCACAGCACCTGCCCGCCATCCCGGGTGACCCCACCCTGCCGTCGCCTCCCGCAGAGGCCGGGCTGGGCCTGGAGGACTGTCGGCTCCAGAAAGAGCACCGAGTTCGG GTGTGCCGGAAGAGCGTGGACCGTAGCTGCCCCCTGGTGGCCCTGTCGGTGCAGAACACGGCGGAGAGCAGATTCGGCTTCCGCTTCCTCAGCTGCCTGCCGGTCACCGCGGACACCTGCCGCGGCGCCTAG
- the LMNTD2 gene encoding lamin tail domain-containing protein 2 isoform X1, with translation MLGPPSGCWSLSGPPAKLSSGSASHTSSRLGWPRTHPGAWSGVSLEAPGNKQPHPFWVLVSMATVYSPSLPGLLGGRASEQESVSGHLGPPAGAPAAPETPTCLPDTTPHPAPVVCSADPQLALESLDPRTLRLLWRQRELEIQALRWAVQNGEDARLCHILEEVAGLPPKRSSHSQEKLLQNQVQKLTQELKKQKERAQWEKEHLEERLLQTTRTLQEMEAELQNLQKSCLLQLARSSWVGRMLRSQTGSVEVVTAETLMDPSDLSENIQAPTGEGFRLEDVDWNSVARRYPNLFTNMEPSSKQKQPRPWPQLDTGSPESSGKYSERHHKTVEWGSLPCLNTSSSGGADSDSSSCRPGLPSFVQVIGHPPRDHRASSEQALVQAGSYSRDSEDLQKTHSPRHGEPVLSPQPCTDPDHWSPELLQSPTGLKIVAVSCREKFVRIFNPSQESTADLSGMVLKQLVRGFPQRLYRFPPGTVLAPRHHVTVWGETTRSAKKPLRASSSREPVPLLSIRGCATLLLSPKGEVLSEHRIPRRETPAPRVFADGTDLSIDRFPLPEAGPGADTRKPPRPPRPLRKGRVREPRVSRRRPGTRGLLPPMSSGKLFHAREGPARPENPEIPAPQHLPAIPGDPTLPSPPAEAGLGLEDCRLQKEHRVRVCRKSVDRSCPLVALSVQNTAESRFGFRFLSCLPVTADTCRGA, from the exons ATGCTGGGGCCTCCCTCAGGGTGTTGGTCACTAAGTGGTCCCCCCGCTAAGCTGAGCAGTGGCTCAGCCTCTCACACCTCCTCCAGGCTGGGCTGGCCCAGAACTCACCCAGGGGCGTGGTCTGGGGTCTCCCTGGAGGCTCCTGGTAACaaacagccccaccccttctgggtgctggtatccatggcaaCGGTATACAGCCCTTCCCTCCCAGGCCTGCTTGGAGGTCGGGCCTCAG AGCAAGAGTCGGTCAGTGGTCACCTGGGACCTCCAGCAGGCGCACCTGCAGCCCCCGAGACTCCCACATGCCTGCCAGACACCACGCCCCACCCCGCACCGGTGGTCTGCTCTGCCGACCCGCA gtTGGCTCTTGAGTCCCTGGACCCTCGCACACTGCGGCTGTTGTGGAGACAGCGAGAACTGGAGATCCAGGCCTTGCGGTGGGCCGTCCAGAATGGCGAGGACGCCCGGCTCTGCCACATCCTGGAAGAGGTGGCGGGGCTTCCGCCCAAGAG GAGCTCCCACAGTCAGGAGAAACTCCTGCAGAACCAGGTCCAGAAGCTGACCCAGGAGTTGAAGAAACAGAAGGAGCGAGCCCAGTGG GAGAAGGAGCACCTGGAGGAGCGGCTGCTGCAGACCACTCGCACgctccaggagatggaggccgaGCTGCAGAACTTGCAGAAGTCCTGCCTCCTGCAGCTGGCCCGCTCCTCGTGGGTGGGCCGCATGCTACGATCCCAGACTGGCAGTGTGGAG GTAGTGACAGCAGAGACTCTGATGGACCCAAGCGACCTCTCTGAAAACATTCAGGCCCCCACCGGGGAG GGCTTTCGGCTGGAGGACGTGGACTGGAACAGCGTTGCCCGCCGGTACCCCAACCTCTTCACCAACATGGAGCCCAGCTCAAAGCAAAA GCAGCCCCGGCCCTGGCCACAGCTGGACACAGGGAGCCCAGAGTCCTCTGGAAAGTATTCCGAGCGGCATCACAAGACCGTGGAGTGGGGCTCCCTGCCCTGTCTGAACACCAGCAGCTCAGGGGGCGCTGACTCTGACTCCAGCAGCTGCCGGCCGGGCCTGCCTTCCTTCGTGCAGGTGATAGGGCACCCGCCCCGGGACCACCGCGCTTCCTCCGAGCAAGCGCTGGTGCAGGCCGGGAGCTACAGCAGGGACTCAGAAG ATCTCCAGAAAACCCACTCACCCAGGCACGGCGAGCCGGTCCTGTCGCCCCAGCCCTGCACAGACCCCGACCACTGGAGCCCGGAACTCCTGCAGAG CCCGACAGGCCTGAAGATCGTGGCTGTGAGCTGCCGGGAGAAGTTCGTCCGCATCTTCAACCCATCGCAGGAGAGCACGGCCGACCTGAGCGGCATGGTGCTGAAGCAGCTGGTGCGCGGCTTCCCGCAGCGCCTGTACCGCTTCCCGCCGGGCACGGTGCTGGCCCCGCGGCACCACGTCACG GTCTGGGGCGAGACGACCCGCAGCGCCAAGAAGCCGCTGCGCGCGTCCTCGAGCCGGGAGCCCGTTCCCCTCCTCTCCATCCGCGGCTGCGCGACGCTGCTCCTGAGCCCCAAGGGCGAG GTCCTCAGTGAGCACCGGATCCCACGCCGCGAGACTCCGGCCCCGAGGGTCTTCGCCGACGGCACCGACTTGTCCATCGACCGCTTCCCGCTCCCTGAGGCCGGGCCCGGCGCCGACACCCGCAAGCCGCCGCGCCCACCTCGACCCCTGCGCAAAGGCCGGGTGCGGGAGCCCCGGGTCAGTCGCCGGAGACCAGG GACGCGGGGCCTGCTGCCCCCAATGAGCTCGGGGAAGCTCTTCCACGCGCGGGAGGGGCCTGCGCGGCCCGAGAACCCCGAGATCCCCGCGCCACAGCACCTGCCCGCCATCCCGGGTGACCCCACCCTGCCGTCGCCTCCCGCAGAGGCCGGGCTGGGCCTGGAGGACTGTCGGCTCCAGAAAGAGCACCGAGTTCGG GTGTGCCGGAAGAGCGTGGACCGTAGCTGCCCCCTGGTGGCCCTGTCGGTGCAGAACACGGCGGAGAGCAGATTCGGCTTCCGCTTCCTCAGCTGCCTGCCGGTCACCGCGGACACCTGCCGCGGCGCCTAG